Proteins from a single region of Haemorhous mexicanus isolate bHaeMex1 chromosome 4, bHaeMex1.pri, whole genome shotgun sequence:
- the PCDH10 gene encoding protocadherin-10 isoform X2 has translation MVVLFLFALLWMVEGAFCQLHYTVQEEQEHGTFVGNIAEDLGLDITKLSARRFQTAPNSRSPYLELNLETGVLYVNEKIDREQICKQSPSCLLHLEVFLENPLELFRVEIEVLDINDNPPSFPEPDLTVEISESATPGTRFPLESAFDPDVGTNSLRTYEITPNSYFSLDVQTQGDGNRFAELVLDQPLDREQQAVHRYVLTAVDGGQPQQRTGTALLTVRVLDSNDNVPAFEQPVYTVSLPENSPPGTLVLQLNATDPDEGQNGEIIYSFSSHISARARELFGIAPRTGRLEVSGELDYEESSVYQVYVQAKDLGPNAVPAHCKVLVRVLDANDNAPEISFSTVKEAVSEAAAPGTVVALFSVSDRDSEENGQVQCELLQGDAPFRLKSSFKNYYTIVTEGPLDREQPGGDAYTLTVVARDHGEPPLSTSKSIQVRVSDVNDNAPRFSQPVYQVYVSENNVPGAYIYAISATDRDQGANARLAYSILESQIQGMSVFTYVSINSENGFLYALRSFDYEQLKEFSFQVEARDAGEEPQPLAGNATVHIIVVDQNDNAPAIVSPLPGRNGTPAREALPRGAEPGYLVTRVAAVDADDGENARLTYSIARGNEAGLFRMDWRSGELRTARRVPAKRDPQRPYELVIEVRDHGQPPLSSTAAVQVVLVDGAGERSGGGGGPAAGTGAGGGGGGSGEHRPSRSGGDNSLDLTLILIIALGSVSFIFLLAMIVLAVRCQKEKKLNIYTCLASDCCLGCCCCCPCCSRQARARKKKLSKSDIMLVQSSNVPSNPAQVPVEESGSFGSHHHNQNYCYQVCLTPESAKTDLMFLKPCSPSRSTDAEHNPCGAIVTGYADQQPDIISNGSILSSETKHQRAELSYLVDRPRRVNSSAFQEADIVSSKDSGHGDSEQGDSDHDATNRGQSSGMDLFSNCTEECKALGHSDRCWMPSFVPSDGRQAADYRSNLHVPGMDSVPDTEVFETPEAQPGAERSFSTFGKEKALHNSLERKEFDGLLSNTRAPYKPPYLKHGWQQSNPHPTSPSPSPSRVSHPLPGCTTTKALAISGSQSGL, from the exons ATGGTTGTGCTATTCCTCTTTGCCTTGCTCTGGATGGTGGAGGGGGCTTTTTGCCAGCTCCATTATACGgtgcaggaagagcaggagcatGGCACGTTCGTGGGGAATATCGCCGAGGACCTGGGCTTGGACATTACAAAACTTTCGGCTCGGCGCTTCCAGACGGCGCCCAACTCCCGCAGCCCTTACCTGGAGCTTAACCTAGAAACCGGGGTACTCTACGTGAACGAGAAGATCGACCGGGAGCAGATCTGCAAGCAgagcccctcctgcctgctgcacctGGAGGTCTTCCTGGAGAACCCCCTGGAGCTGTTCCGGGTGGAGATCGAGGTGCTGGACATCAACGACAACCCGCCCTCCTTCCCGGAGCCCGACCTGACCGTGGAGATCTCGGAGAGCGCCACGCCGGGAACCCGCTTCCCGCTGGAGAGCGCCTTCGACCCCGACGTGGGCACCAACTCCCTGCGCACCTACGAGATCACCCCCAACAGCTACTTCTCCCTCGACGTGCAGACGCAGGGCGACGGGAACCGCTTCGCCGAGCTGGTGCTGGACCAGCCGCTGGACCGGGAGCAGCAGGCGGTGCACCGCTACGTGCTGACGGCGGTGGACGgcgggcagccccagcagcgcACCGGCACCGCCCTGCTCACCGTCAGGGTGCTGGACTCCAACGACAACGTCCCCGCCTTCGAGCAGCCCGTCTACACCGTGTCGCTGCCGGAGAACTCGCCGCCGGGcaccctggtgctgcagctgaacGCCACGGACCCCGACGAGGGGCAGAACGGCGAGATCATATACTCCTTCAGCAGCCACATCTCGGCCCGCGCCCGAGAGCTCTTCGGCATCGCGCCGCGCACCGGGCGCCTGGAGGTGAGCGGCGAGCTGGACTACGAGGAGAGCAGCGTGTACCAGGTGTACGTGCAAGCCAAGGACCTGGGGCCCAACGCCGTGCCCGCGCACTGCAAAGTGCTGGTGCGGGTGCTGGACGCCAACGATAACGCGCCCGAGATCAGCTTCTCCACTGTCAAGGAGGCGGTGAgcgaggcggcggcgccgggcaCCGTGGTGGCCCTTTTCAGCGTCTCGGACCGCGACTCGGAGGAGAACGGGCAGGTGCAGTGCGAGCTGCTGCAGGGCGACGCGCCCTTCCGCCTCAAGAGCTCCTTCAAGAACTACTACACCATCGTCACCGAGGGACCGCTGGACCGCGAGCAGCCGGGCGGCGACGCCTACACGCTGACCGTGGTGGCCCGGGACCACGGCGAGCCGCCGCTCAGCACCAGCAAGTCCATCCAGGTGCGGGTGAGCGACGTGAACGACAACGCGCCGCGCTTCAGCCAGCCCGTGTACCAGGTGTACGTGAGCGAGAACAACGTGCCCGGCGCCTACATCTACGCCATCAGCGCCACCGACCGCGACCAGGGCGCCAACGCCCGCCTCGCCTACTCCATCCTGGAGAGCCAGATCCAGGGCATGTCCGTCTTCACCTACGTCTCCATCAACTCCGAGAACGGGTTTCTCTACGCCCTCCGCTCCTTCGACTACGAGCAGCTCAAAGAGTTCAGCTTCCAGGTGGAGGCCCGCGACGCGGGCGAGGAGCCGCAGCCGCTGGCCGGCAACGCCACCGTCCACATCATCGTGGTGGACCAGAACGACAACGCCCCCGCCATCGTCAGCCCCCTGCCCGGCCGCAACGGCACCCCGGCGCGGGAGGCGCTGCCCCGTGGCGCCGAGCCGGGGTACCTGGTCACCCGGGTGGCTGCGGTGGACGCCGACGACGGCGAGAACGCCCGCCTCACCTACAGCATCGCGCGGGGCAACGAGGCCGGGCTCTTCCGCATGGACTGGCGCTCCGGGGAGCTGCGGACGGCCCGCAGGGTGCCGGCCAAGCGCGACCCGCAGCGCCCCTACGAGCTGGTCATCGAGGTGCGCGACCACGGGCAGCCGCCGCTCTCCTCCACCGCCGCCGTGCAGGTGGTGCTGGTGGACGGCGCGGGCGAGCgctccggcggcggcggcggcccggcCGCGGGCACCGGGGCGGGGGGAGGCGGCGGAGGCTCCGGCGAGCATCGCCCCAGCCGCTCCGGGGGCGATAACTCGCTTGACCTCACCCTCATCCTCATCATCGCCCTGGGCTCCGTCTCCTTCATCTTCCTGCTGGCCATGATCGTCCTGGCGGTGCGCTGCCAGAAGGAGAAGAAGCTCAATATCTACACCTGCCTGGCCAGCGACTGCtgtctgggctgctgctgctgctgcccctgctgcagccgGCAGGCGCGGGCCCGCAAGAAGAAGCTCAGCAAGTCGGACATCATGCTGGTGCAGAGCTCCAACGTGCCGAGCAATCCCGCGCAGGTGCCGGTGGAGGAGTCGGGCAGCTTCGGCTCCCACCACCACAACCAGAACTACTGCTACCAAGTCTGCCTCACCCCCGAGTCCGCCAAGACCGACCTGATGTTCCTCAAGCCTTGTAGCCCCTCTCGCAGCACCGACGCCGAGCACAACCCCTGCGGGGCCATCGTCACCGGCTACGCCGACCAGCAGCCCGACATCATCTCCAACGGCAGCATTTTGTCCAGCGAG ACAAAGCATCAGCGTGCTGAGCTCAGTTATCTAGTTGACAGACCCCGACGAGTAAACAG TTCTGCATTCCAGGAAGCAGACATAGTAAGCTCTAAGGACAGTGGTCATGGAGACAGTGAGCAAGGAGACAGTGATCATGATGCCACTAATCGAGGTCAATCCTCCG GCATGGATCTCTTCTCCAATTGCACAGAGGAATGTAAAGCACTGGGCCACTCAGATCGGTGCTGGATGCCTTCCTTTGTTCCATCCGATGGACGCCAAGCTGCAGATTACCGCAGCAATCTGCACGTACCTGGCATGGACTCCGTTCCAGACACTGAAGTGTTTGAAACACCagaagcccagcctggggcagaaAGGTCCTTCTCCACCTTTGGCAAAGAGAAGGCCCTTCACAACAGTCTGGAGAGGAAGGAGTTCGATGGACTGCTGTCTAATACACGAGCGCCTTACAAACCACCATATTTGA